The following are encoded in a window of Sminthopsis crassicaudata isolate SCR6 chromosome 3, ASM4859323v1, whole genome shotgun sequence genomic DNA:
- the LOC141561960 gene encoding putative E3 ubiquitin-protein ligase TRIML1, with protein MLQPHLLQKELGLSTCDQHGERVMFFCEEDHRALCDSCLSAPEHKDHQVLPLETATDKCKNKLRDKWRVLQKKKEKLQTAGDTLRRREAQFTERSATLKESATSEYGKIHEFLWDEEYHFLKQLQHQYRDNVVNLEEKEHELSEHIKSLEQMMFQVEENLDKMPLEMIQEMPGTWKKKEELLLKKPELACVSWHTWSVTGMREMLMSFHKDITFDPESAHPHLLLSEDLKRIQYGSICQDLPDNKGRLDSSLVVLGAQEFTSGRHYWEVELGDKTEWELGICKDPIRRKGLIFFSSEHVRTITGSTSENEFFFWNSENGCHCSTSGHKVGIFLDYEMRYIAFYDGIYRYIIHMLSNLDFEGPLRPYFCAFLSNDGSTPGSLFICPKCPQ; from the coding sequence ATGCTCCAACCTCACCTGCTGCAGAAAGAGCTGGGCCTCAGCACCTGTGATCAACATGGAGAACGAGTGATGTTCTTCTGTGAGGAAGACCACAGAGCTCTCTGTGATTCCTGCTTATCAGCCCCAGAGCACAAGGACCACCAAGTCCTTCCCTTGGAGACAGCAACTGACAAGTGCAAGAACAAGCTCCGAGATAAATGGAGagtcttacagaaaaaaaaagagaaacttcaAACTGCAGGGGACACATTGAGAAGAAGAGAAGCACAATTCACAGAGCGTTCTGCCACTTTGAAAGAGTCAGCTACTTCTGAATATGGGAAAATTCACGAGTTCTTATGGGATGAAGAATATCATTTCCTCAAACAGCTGCAGCACCAATATAGAGACAATGTGGTCAACCTGGAGGAGAAGGAGCATGAGCTGTCCGAACATATCAAGAGTCTAGAACAAATGATGTTCCAAGTAGAAGAGAATTTGGACAAGATGCCCTTGGAAATGATCCAAGAGATGCCAGgcacttggaaaaagaaagaagagctcCTACTTAAAAAACCAGAGCTTGCTTGCGTTTCCTGGCATACCTGGTCTGTCACAGGCATGAGAGAAATGCTCATGAGTTTCCACAAGGATATAACTTTTGATCCTGAATCAGCCCATCCTCATCTCCTCCTGTCTGAAGATCTGAAGAGGATCCAGTATGGAAGCATCTGTCAAGACCTGCCTGACAACAAAGGGAGACTTGACTCTTCTCTTGTGGTTTTGGGAGCCCAGGAATTCACCTCAGGAAGACACTATTGGGAAGTGGAGTTGGGAGACAAGACAGAGTGGGAATTGGGCATCTGTAAAGATCCAATCAGAAGAAAGGGGCTGATCTTCTTCTCATCTGAGCATGTAAGAACCATTACAGGCTCCACATCTGAAAATGAATTCTTCTTCTGGAATTCAGAAAACGGCTGTCATTGCAGCACATCTGGACACAAAGTGGGCATTTTTCTTGATTATGAAATGAGgtatatagcattttatgatgGCATATATAGATACATTATCCACATGCTCTCAAACCTAGATTTTGAAGGGCCTCTTCGCCCTTACTTCTGTGCTTTCCTTTCTAATGATGGGAGCACCCCTGGTTCACTCTTCATTTGCCCCAAGTGTCCACAGTAG